A single window of Carassius auratus strain Wakin chromosome 9, ASM336829v1, whole genome shotgun sequence DNA harbors:
- the traf3ip1 gene encoding TRAF3-interacting protein 1, giving the protein MNESVAKKTQETLGKVIKKPPLTEKLLSKPPFRYLHDIFSEVIRSTGFMKGLYGEAEMKSDNVKDKDSKIVFLQKAIDVVMLVSGEPLAAKPARIVAGYEPEKTNELLQIIAKCCLNKLSSDEAVRRVLAGDKVDLKGKPSTSRSQDKENREGRERHRDREETKGIKESSGSREQKDPDQPKDQESKRDDKDRRRDAERSDKARERDRTKDRDKDKSRDREKDKTRENEREKEKEKDRNRDKEREREKERDKKRERESHKDRDRDKEREREKRREREREREKERHKETDQKLKDRGDRKIKAAEEISKPKPHPEVVSKTLEAEADEAESPSRIPRPSSAKGQRRRPKTGGQDETDSEGEREAPSAEKPVPIENGDITDSVPPQTTHRRLPRPSSARPAAPRVKRQESYTDHVTPAERLGSGKTPTTVILDGKRLSEDEDDEEGQFVVEEAAAPPPDVAEVERNSLELQGDDKHGGLVKKILETKKDYESSPATKSKEQDRSLVSESSRKKERELVAKEIERLRSSIQTVCRSALPLGKIMDYIQEDMDSMQNELQTWRKENKENAQALLQEQRITDSVVEPLKTELAELERLIKDQQDKTCAVKSNILKNEEKIQKMVSSISFSSQT; this is encoded by the exons GTAATACGTTCTACAGGATTTATGAAAGGACTTTACGGAGAAGCAGAGATGAAGTCAGATAATGTGAAG GACAAAGACTCAAAAATAGTGTTCCTTCAGAAGGCCATCGATGTGGTGATGCTGGTTAGTGGAGAGCCCTTGGCTGCTAAACCTGCTCGAATCGTAGCCGGATACGAACCTGAGAAGACCAACGAGCTGCTGCAGATCATTGCTAAGTGTTGTCTCAACAAG CTCTCCAGTGACGAGGCTGTTAGACGGGTGTTAGCTGGAGACAAGGTGGATCTGAAGGGGAAGCCCAGCACCTCTAGGTCCCAGGACAAGGAGAACAGAGAGGGCAGGGAGCGCCACCGAGACCGTGAG GAGACGAAGGGCATCAAGGAGAGCAGCGGGAGCCGAGAGCAGAAAGATCCAGATCAACCAAAAGAtcaagagagcaagagagatgaCAAGGACCGCCGGCGAGATGCTGAGAGGTCAGACAAGGCACGCGAAAGAGACCGGACAAAAGACAGAGACAAGGACAAGAGCCGGGATCGGGAGAAAGACAAGACCAGAGAGAATGAGCGGGAAAAGGAAAAGGAGAAGGACCGCAACAGGGACaaggagagagaacgagagaaagAAAGGGATAAGAAAAGGGAACGAGAATCTCACAAAGACAGGGATCGAGACAAGGAGAGAGAGCGCGAGAAAAGacgggagagagaaagagaaagagaaaaagaacgaCACAAAGAGACTGACCAGAAGCTAAAGGACAGAGGCGATAGAAAG ATCAAAGCAGCAGAGGAGATCAGCAAGCCAAAGCCTCACCCAGAGGTTGTGAGTAAAACACTTGAAGCCGAAGCAGACGAG GCTGAGAGTCCTTCCCGAATCCCAAGGCCCTCATCGGCTAAAGGACAGCGGCGGCGGCCCAAAACAGGAGGTCAAG ATGAGACTGACAGTGAAGGAG AAAGGGAAGCCCCTTCAGCAGAGAAACCAGTCCCCATTGAGAATGGAGACATTACGGATTCTGTGCCACCTCAAACAACGCACAg ACGGTTACCTCGGCCTAGCAGTGCACGACCGGCAGCCCCCCGCGTCAAACGACAGGAGAGCTACACTGATCATGTGACCCCAGCAGAGAG GCTGGGCAGCGGCAAGACACCCACGACTGTCATTTTGGATGGCAAGAGGCTCTctgaagatgaggatgatgaagaagggcagtttgtggtggaggagGCAGCTGCACCTCCTCCTGACGTAGCTGAAGTTGAG CGTAATTCACTTGAACTGCAAGGGGACGACAAACACG GTGGACTTGTGAAAAAAATTCTGGAGACAAAGAAAGACTATGAATCATCTCCAGCCACAAAGTCAAAAGAACAG GATCGGTCACTGGTGTCAGAGTCGTCTCGTAAGAAAGAACGTGAATTGGTGGCAAAGGAGATAGAGCGACTGCGTTCGTCCATACAGACAGTGTGTCGCAGTGCTCTGCCTCTGGGCAAGATCATGGACTACATTCAGGAGGATATGGACTCCATGCAGAACGAACTGCAGACCTGGCGCAAAGAGAACAAGGAGAACGCACAGGCTCTGCTACAGGAGCAAAG AATCACAGACAGCGTTGTGGAACCTCTGAAGACTGAACTCGCTGAACTGGAGCGGTTAATCAAAGACCAGCAGGACAAGACCTGCGCAGTCAAGTCCAACATCCTGAAGAACGAGGAGAAGATCCAGAAGATGGTATCCAGCATCAGCTTCTCCTCACAAACGTGA